In Centroberyx gerrardi isolate f3 chromosome 20, fCenGer3.hap1.cur.20231027, whole genome shotgun sequence, a genomic segment contains:
- the asb3 gene encoding ankyrin repeat and SOCS box protein 3 isoform X1, producing the protein MPAAWLKVGQAQRMDFTECYRDTVSSVAAAARSGCRERVRKLIHRGCSVDSRDNRGWNALHEAAAAGSKECVREILSAAADSSRGCRAYVDSLTHEGESACYLAAQRGHLAVIRLLLKAHANINQPTNDLSCPLYAAVDGGHKEIVELLVSKGAEVNGTHTASCWTCLHQAVYKGHSDIVRILVTVCHLEALDDHKITPLFVAAQYGQQDCLKILVDAGASVNAQAADLATPLMIASQEGHEGCVDVLLDHRANPNLACSRDWPQLPIHAAAEFGHSGILKRLIAVTDRVCDRGDGMVSPLYAAVRTQSKSVKLLLREGYSPDAQDCTHILGLRSPLSFALCLTSDEPYSESVRLLVAAGASLSEEDWTYALATDKTDLLQLVLQHRWIPRPENSSRTLSVPSPLRSTALKLQELRELVCVALSQVHFAACWLPLLLKAGLEPSLLLQPNVVEAADSGVLNYLLGFVNWSILSTPLKHILDRRLEEKTWAPCPNFECVPCLSHLCRLQVRAVLGSDVLMRTDVVQQLPVPSPLHGYLQFANIQQASYAHSPPPPVSDRIEGYRSTHKHRHVL; encoded by the exons ATGCCTGCTGCTTGGCTGAAG GTGGGTCAGGCACAGAGGATGGACTTCACAGAGTGCTACAGGGACACTGTGTccagtgttgctgctgcagctcgTTCAGGCTGCAGAGAGCGGGTCAGGAAGCTGATCCACAGAGGCTGCAGTGTGGACAGCAGAGACAACCGTGGCTGGAACGCCCTGCACGAGGCTGCAGCCGCTGGCAGCAAGGAGTGTGTGCGAGAAATCTTGTCTGCCGCCG CAGACTCGTCCCGTGGCTGCCGTGCCTATGTGGACTCTCTGACACACGAGGGGGAGTCTGCATGTTACCTGGCAGCGCAGCGGGGACACCTGGCAGTGATCCGACTCCTCCTGAAAGCACACGCCAACATCAACCAGCCGACCAATgacctctcctgtcctctctatGCAG CTGTAGATGGTGGGCACAAGGAGATTGTGGAATTGCTGGTCAGTAAAGGGGCAGAGGTCAACGGAACACACACTGCATCCTGCTGGACCTGCCTTCATCAAGCTGTGTATAAG GGTCACAGTGACATTGTGCGCATATTGGTTACTGTGTGCCACCTGGAGGCACTTGACGACCACAAGATCACCCCTCTCTTTGTGGCTGCACAGTATGGGCAGCAGGACTGCCTGAAAATCCTTGTTGATGCTG GTGCCAGTGTGAACGCCCAGGCAGCTGACTTGGCCACACCACTGATGATCGCCTCTCAGGAGGGCCATGAGGGTTGTGTGGATGTTCTGTTGGACCACAGGGCAAACCCTAACCTGGCCTGTAGCCGTGACTGGCCACAGCTCCCCATTCATGCTGCTGCTGAGTTCGGCCATAGCGG TATCCTCAAGAGGCTGATAGCTGTTACGGATCGTGTGTGTGACCGCGGCGACGGCATGGTGAGTCCGCTCTATGCGGCTGTGAGGACACAGAGCAAGAGTGTCAAGCTGCTCTTGAGGGAAGGTTACAGCCCCGATGCCCAGGACTGCACACACATCCTGGGCCTGCGTTCACCGCTCTCCTTCGCCTTGTGTCTTACATCTGATGAACCATACAG TGAATCAGTGAGGTTGCTGGTAGCCGCAGGAGCAAGTTTGAGTGAGGAGGATTGGACGTATGCCTTGGCCACTGACAAAACAGATCTGCTACAGCTTGTACTTCAGCACAGGTGGATCCCACGACCTGAGAATTCGAGCAGGACCCTTTCTGTGCCAAGTCCGTTGAGGAGCACTGCGTTAAAGCTGCAGGAACTGAGGGAGCTGGTGTGCGTGGCACTCAGTCAGGTGCATTTCGCCGCCTGCTGGCTGCCCCTGCTTCTGAAGGCAGGACTTGAAccttctttgctgctgcagcccaacgt gGTGGAGGCGGCAGACAGTGGGGTGTTGAATTACCTGCTGGGGTTTGTAAACTGGTCAATTCTGTCTACCCCCCTAAAACATATTCTGGACCGAAGACTGGAGGAGAAGACCTGGGCACCGTGTCCAAATTTTG AATGTGTTCCCTGTCTTTCCCACCTCTGCAGACTGCAGGTGAGGGCGGTATTGGGATCGGATGTACTGATGAGGACCGAtgtagtccagcagcttcctGTGCCTTCCCCACTACATGGCTACCTCCAATTCGCCAATATCCAACAAGCTTCCTACGCACACTCACCGCCACCACCGGTGTCAGATCGAATAGAAGGATACcgcagcacacacaaacacagacatgttctataa
- the asb3 gene encoding ankyrin repeat and SOCS box protein 3 isoform X2, producing the protein MPAAWLKVGQAQRMDFTECYRDTVSSVAAAARSGCRERVRKLIHRGCSVDSRDNRGWNALHEAAAAGSKECVREILSAADSSRGCRAYVDSLTHEGESACYLAAQRGHLAVIRLLLKAHANINQPTNDLSCPLYAAVDGGHKEIVELLVSKGAEVNGTHTASCWTCLHQAVYKGHSDIVRILVTVCHLEALDDHKITPLFVAAQYGQQDCLKILVDAGASVNAQAADLATPLMIASQEGHEGCVDVLLDHRANPNLACSRDWPQLPIHAAAEFGHSGILKRLIAVTDRVCDRGDGMVSPLYAAVRTQSKSVKLLLREGYSPDAQDCTHILGLRSPLSFALCLTSDEPYSESVRLLVAAGASLSEEDWTYALATDKTDLLQLVLQHRWIPRPENSSRTLSVPSPLRSTALKLQELRELVCVALSQVHFAACWLPLLLKAGLEPSLLLQPNVVEAADSGVLNYLLGFVNWSILSTPLKHILDRRLEEKTWAPCPNFECVPCLSHLCRLQVRAVLGSDVLMRTDVVQQLPVPSPLHGYLQFANIQQASYAHSPPPPVSDRIEGYRSTHKHRHVL; encoded by the exons ATGCCTGCTGCTTGGCTGAAG GTGGGTCAGGCACAGAGGATGGACTTCACAGAGTGCTACAGGGACACTGTGTccagtgttgctgctgcagctcgTTCAGGCTGCAGAGAGCGGGTCAGGAAGCTGATCCACAGAGGCTGCAGTGTGGACAGCAGAGACAACCGTGGCTGGAACGCCCTGCACGAGGCTGCAGCCGCTGGCAGCAAGGAGTGTGTGCGAGAAATCTTGTCTGCCGCCG ACTCGTCCCGTGGCTGCCGTGCCTATGTGGACTCTCTGACACACGAGGGGGAGTCTGCATGTTACCTGGCAGCGCAGCGGGGACACCTGGCAGTGATCCGACTCCTCCTGAAAGCACACGCCAACATCAACCAGCCGACCAATgacctctcctgtcctctctatGCAG CTGTAGATGGTGGGCACAAGGAGATTGTGGAATTGCTGGTCAGTAAAGGGGCAGAGGTCAACGGAACACACACTGCATCCTGCTGGACCTGCCTTCATCAAGCTGTGTATAAG GGTCACAGTGACATTGTGCGCATATTGGTTACTGTGTGCCACCTGGAGGCACTTGACGACCACAAGATCACCCCTCTCTTTGTGGCTGCACAGTATGGGCAGCAGGACTGCCTGAAAATCCTTGTTGATGCTG GTGCCAGTGTGAACGCCCAGGCAGCTGACTTGGCCACACCACTGATGATCGCCTCTCAGGAGGGCCATGAGGGTTGTGTGGATGTTCTGTTGGACCACAGGGCAAACCCTAACCTGGCCTGTAGCCGTGACTGGCCACAGCTCCCCATTCATGCTGCTGCTGAGTTCGGCCATAGCGG TATCCTCAAGAGGCTGATAGCTGTTACGGATCGTGTGTGTGACCGCGGCGACGGCATGGTGAGTCCGCTCTATGCGGCTGTGAGGACACAGAGCAAGAGTGTCAAGCTGCTCTTGAGGGAAGGTTACAGCCCCGATGCCCAGGACTGCACACACATCCTGGGCCTGCGTTCACCGCTCTCCTTCGCCTTGTGTCTTACATCTGATGAACCATACAG TGAATCAGTGAGGTTGCTGGTAGCCGCAGGAGCAAGTTTGAGTGAGGAGGATTGGACGTATGCCTTGGCCACTGACAAAACAGATCTGCTACAGCTTGTACTTCAGCACAGGTGGATCCCACGACCTGAGAATTCGAGCAGGACCCTTTCTGTGCCAAGTCCGTTGAGGAGCACTGCGTTAAAGCTGCAGGAACTGAGGGAGCTGGTGTGCGTGGCACTCAGTCAGGTGCATTTCGCCGCCTGCTGGCTGCCCCTGCTTCTGAAGGCAGGACTTGAAccttctttgctgctgcagcccaacgt gGTGGAGGCGGCAGACAGTGGGGTGTTGAATTACCTGCTGGGGTTTGTAAACTGGTCAATTCTGTCTACCCCCCTAAAACATATTCTGGACCGAAGACTGGAGGAGAAGACCTGGGCACCGTGTCCAAATTTTG AATGTGTTCCCTGTCTTTCCCACCTCTGCAGACTGCAGGTGAGGGCGGTATTGGGATCGGATGTACTGATGAGGACCGAtgtagtccagcagcttcctGTGCCTTCCCCACTACATGGCTACCTCCAATTCGCCAATATCCAACAAGCTTCCTACGCACACTCACCGCCACCACCGGTGTCAGATCGAATAGAAGGATACcgcagcacacacaaacacagacatgttctataa
- the abca5 gene encoding cholesterol transporter ABCA5, whose product MYFIPEPNIRETTSRPYVIQMRHAGSMQPLYRRDAGVWHQTRSLLYKNLLIKWRTKQQSLQELILPLLLLGLLILISTLNPHVYYGGISTMELDRDYYHFLKGLGYTPITNITNHIMEEVAQEMHMQDRLEMFSSEEDLENASLYEPSGYVGVVFMDSSATSYRLRFPYNQLPLPSDYTESIANCFASSVNCRAANYWFSGFIRLQSLIDAAIIQMQTKRSVWSEMDPKVVMMGQPGSVEVQKFPHALISIYLVLAFTPFVTFLIVNVAAEKEHRLKDTMSMMGLYDTAFWLSWGLLYAALVTTMSILMSIIATYTALFPNSDFFVVFFLIFLYGISSIFFSFMLTPLFKKPKFASTVGSMLTVVFGCLSLFTVLMKDFPQPLVWLLCLLSPSAFSIGIAQVVYLEAQGDGAVFSTLANGPHPLYVPLLMLVLDCILYLLLAVYLDQVLPGEFGMRRSLLYFLKPSYWSKRRKRYVEVSSVYETEVKGTPGGDESVEPVSPEFRGKEAIRINNIRKVYKEKDNVVEALRGLTFDIYEGQITALLGHSGAGKSTLMNILCGICPPTDGSATIYGSPVAEIADGAEMKQLVGICPQFNIIFDVLTVEEHLRIFAAIKGILPADIDAEVSKVLKDLDLEKIMTAQAKNLSGGQKRKLSVGIAILGDPKILLLDEPTAGMDPCSRHQVWSLLKNRRAGRVTVLSTHYMDEADILADRKAVISQGQLKCVGSSLYLKIKCGVGYHLRMSVGEGCEAEKITTLVKQHVPKAKLSRQQEAELTFTLPFESMDTFPGLFSELDCRPDLGIVNYGVSMTTLEDVFLRLEAEAEVDQADYSVFSQEQAEDECDNSSLDDTDQRLLTFSDSKPDAVTGHALWRQQFSTVAWLHMLNMRRERKAFVYTLALFLVFVAAVLVLSLATGNIQIHSPDRQFLPIYLLGKNQTPRKYATSLLVQNSSGSDISDFIHNLESQDIKVEMMKQTDYMAAAPHSAAINVTGSSKGFRYSVAFNSTTVHSLPMAINILSNALLRGLNGTGHIRTWTKPFDYQIPDATSYALVYIEAIILGMLAAGMPAYFAMDHTRDREIKCRSTLRISGMVPSAYWCGQAAVDIPFYYLILSCMTTILFSFHTGNLLTSSNLTAVVLCTVGFGPAMILFTYVVSFGFARVQSNRDFFSVVSMMVCVVSASLVQLSFVNDNPGLTRNLHNALCFFNPLYPLMGCLNCITKATFLPSLYEENFLWKNLLIAVVAPYLQCILLLFLLRWLEIRYGGRTMKNDQFCRISSKAKPKVERNPEEGLNEDEDVQMEKARVKEALTCQCCEEKPVVVVNNLRKQYKGRREGFSLNKRRKVATKNISFCVRKGEVLGLLGPNGAGKSTIMHMLSGDTDPTAGQVLMGDYSTEFRPVDNPLEHVGYCPQVNPLWPRITLQEHLEIYAAIKGLRGQDVPGIIKRVVNALELKDHLNKQAKTLSAGIKRKLCFALSMLGNPQIVLLDEPSTGMDPKSKQRMWRAIRAAFKNRQRGAILTTHYMEEAEAVCDRVAIMVSGQLRCIGSIQHLKGKYGRGYSLEVKLREELTGLQQVALLHKEILRIFPHAARQESFATLMVYKIPMEDVKSLAKSFAQLESAKQTFNFEEYNFSQSTLEQVFMEFAKEQENEEEEVGSLSTTFQWQRLRQDGSVSVNHTDSIVHQL is encoded by the exons ATGTATTTCATAC CTGAGCCCAACATTAGGGAGACGACTTCTCGTCCGTACGTCATTCAAATGAGGCATGCTGGAAGTATGCAGCCCTTATATAGAAGAGACGCTGGAGTCTGGCACCAAACAAGAAGTCTTCTCTACAAGAACCTACTCATCAAATGGAGGACCAAGCAACAGAGTCTGCAG gagttgatcctccctctgcttctgcTGGGCCTCCTGATCCTCATCAGCACCCTGAACCCTCACGTTTATTACGGAGGCATCAGCACCATGGAGCTGGATCGCGACTACTACCACTTCCTCAAGGGCCTGGGCTACACACCCATCACCAACATCACCAACCACATTATGGAGGAGGTGGCCCAGGAGATGC ACATGCAGGATCGTCTGGAGATGTTTTCCAGCGAGGAGGACCTGGAGAACGCCAGTCTGTATGAGCCCTCAGGCTATGTTGGTGTGGTGTTCATGGACAGCTCTGCCACTTCCTACAGACTACGCTTCCCATACAACCAACTGCCCCTACCTAGCGATTACACAGAATCTATTG CCAACTGCTTTGCCAGCTCAGTGAACTGCAGAGCAGCCAATTACTGGTTTTCTGGCTTCATCCGCCTCCAGTCTCTTATCGATGCGGCCATCATCCAG ATGCAGACTAAGCGTTCGGTGTGGAGCGAGATGGACCCGAAGGTGGTGATGATGGGCCAGCCGGGCTCTGTGGAGGTGCAGAAGTTCCCTCACGCCCTCATTTCCATCTACCTGGTTCTCGCCTTCACGCCCTTCGTCACCTTCCTCATTGTCAACGTGGCGGCCGAGAAGGAGCACCGCCTCAAAGACACCATGAGCATGATGGGGCTGTACGACACCGCCTTCTG GTTGTCGTGGGGCCTCCTCTACGCTGCTCTGGTGACCACCATGTCCATCCTGATGTCCATCATTGCCACGTACACTGCCCTCTTCCCCAACAGTGACTTTTTTGTCgtcttcttcctcatcttcctctatGGAATCTCCTCT atcttcttctccttcatgcTGACTCCGTTGTTCAAGAAGCCTAAGTTTGCCAGCACGGTGGGCTCCATGCTGACGGTGGTGTTTGGCTGCCTGTCGCTGTTCACTGTGCTGATGAAGGACTTCCCACAGCCGCTGGTCTGGCTGCTCTGCCTGCTCTCCCCCAGCGCCTTCTCCATCGGCATCGCACAG GTGGTTTACCTTGAGGCCCAGGGAGACGGCGCTGTGTTTTCCACCCTGGCCAATGGCCCTCATCCTCTCTATGTCCCTCTGCTCATGCTGGTTTTGGACTGTATCCTTTACTTGCTGCTGGCCGTCTACCTGGACCAGGTCCTGCCAG GTGAGTTTGGTATGAGGCGCTCCCTGTTGTACTTCCTGAAGCCATCTTACTGGTCCAAACGCAGGAAGCGCTACGTGGAGGTGAGCTCGGTGTACGAGACAGAGGTGAAGGGCACTCCTGGAGGGGACGAGTCTGTCGAGCCCGTCTCGCCCGAGTTCAGAGGGAAAGAGGCCATCCG CATCAATAACATCCGTAAGGTGTACAAAGAGAAGGACAACGTGGTGGAGGCTCTGAGAG GCTTGACCTTTGACATCTATGAGGGCCAGATCACAGCTCTGCTGGGCCACAGCGGGGCCGGCAAGTCCACCCTCATGAACATCCTGTGTGGCATCTGCCCGCCCACCGACGGCTCAGCCACCATCTACGGATCCCCCGTGGCAGAGATCGCCGATGGGGCGGAGATGAAGCAGCTGGTGGGCATTTGCCCCCAGTTCAACATCATCTTTGATGTGCTCACCGTGGAGGAGCACCTGAGGATATTTGCCGCCATCAAAGGGATACTGCCGGCGGACATCGATGCCGAG GTTTCCAAAGTGCTGAAGGATCTGGACTTAGAGAAGATCATGACCGCTCAGGCCAAGAATTTGAGTGGAGGCCAGAAGAGGAAGCTTTCTGTGGGCATCGCCATTTTAGGAGATCCCAAG atcCTCCTCCTGGACGAGCCCACAGCAGGGATGGACCCTTGCTCCAGACACCAGGTCTGGTCGCTGCTGAAGAACCGCAGAGCCGGCAGAGTCACCGTCCTCAGCACGCACTACATGGATGAAGCTGACATACTGGCCG ATCGCAAAGCTGTGATCTCTCAAGGCCAGCTGAAGTGTGTCGGCTCTTCCCTGTATCTCAAGATCAAGTGTGGTGTGGGATATCATCTCAG AATGTCTGTTGGTGAGGGATGCGAAGCAGAAAAGATCACAACATTGGTCAAGCAGCATGTTCCCAAGGCAAAGTTGTCAAGGCAACAAGAGGCGGAGCTGACATTCACTCTGCCTTTTGAAAGCATGGACACCTTTCCAG GGTTGTTCTCGGAGCTCGACTGTCGACCCGATCTGGGAATTGTCAACTACGGGGTCTCCATGACAACGTTGGAGGATGTTTTCCTCCGTTTGGAGGCGGAGGCTGAAGTGGACCAagctg ACTATAGTGTGTTTAGCCAGGAGCAGGCGGAGGATGAATGTGACAACTCCTCTCTGGATGATACAGACCAGCGGCTGCTGACTTTCTCGGACAGCAAGCCGGACGCCGTGACGGGCCACGCTCTGTGGAGGCAGCAGTTCAGCACCGTGGCCTGGCTCCACATGCTCAACATgcgcagagagaggaaggcctTTGTCTACAC tCTGGCCTTGTTCCTGGTGTTTGTGGCTGCTGTGCTGGTCCTGTCCCTGGCTACAGGAAACATCCAGATCCACTCTCCAGACAGACAGTTCCTGCCCATCTACCTCCTGGGAAAGAACCAGACACCCAGGAAGTACGCCACCAGCCTCCTGGTTCAGAACTCCTCGG GCTCTGACATCTCTGACTTTATTCACAACCTGGAGTCTCAGGACATCAAAGTGGAGATGATGAAGCAGACCGACTACATGGCGGCAGCGCCCCACAGTGCCGCCATCAACGTAACAGGATCCAGCAAG GGTTTCAGGTATAGCGTCGCGTTCAACAGCACCACAGTCCACTCCTTACCCATGGCCATCAACATACTTAGCAACGCTCTTCTAAGAGGCCTGAACGGCACCGGACACATCAGAACCTGGACCAAACCTTTTGACTAT CAAATCCCAGACGCTACGTCCTATGCCCTGGTCTACATAGAGGCCATTATACTTGGCATGCTGGCAGCTGGAATGCCTGCCTACTTTGCAATGGACCACACCCGAGATAGAGAG ATCAAGTGTCGCTCTACACTACGTATCTCAGGCATGGTACCATCGGCCTACTGGTGCGGCCAGGCGGCGGTGGACATCCCCTTCTACTACCTCATCCTCTCCTGCATGACCaccatcctcttctccttccacaCCGGCAACCTGCTCACCTCCAGCAACCTCACCGCTGTG GTCCTGTGTACCGTTGGCTTCGGCCCCGCCATGATCCTCTTCACCTATGTAGTCTCCTTTGGCTTTGCCCGCGTCCAGAGCAACAGGGATTTCTTCTCTGTCGTCTCCATGATG gtgtgtgtggtgtcagcCTCCCTGGTTCAGCTGTCATTTGTGAATGACAACCCTGGCCTGACCAGAAACCTGCACAATGCCTTGTGTTTCTTCAACCCACTCTACCCTCTCATGGGCTGCCTCAACTGCATCACTAAG GctaccttcctcccttccctctatGAGGAGAACTTCTTGTGGAAGAACCTGCTCATTGCTGTCGTAGCT CCATATCTCCAGTGCATCCTGCTGCTTTTCCTGCTTCGCTGGCTAGAGATCCGCTACGGAGGGAGGACCATGAAGAACGACCAGTTCTGCAG GATCTCATCCAAGGCCAAGCCCAAAGTGGAGAGGAACCCAGAGGAAGGGCTGAACGAGGATGAGGATGTACAGATGGAGAAGGCCAGAGTGAAGGAGGCCCTCACCTGCCAATGCTGTGAGGAG AAACCAGTGGTGGTGGTGAATAACCTGAGGAAGCAGTACAAGGGCAGGAGAGAAGGTTTTTCTCTCAACAAGAGGAGGAAGGTGGCCACTAAGAACATCTCTTTCTGCGTTCGCAAAG GTGAGGTTCTTGGACTGTTGGGCCCCAATGGAGCAGGGAAGAGCACCATCATGCATATGTTGTCTGGTGACACAGACCCCACCGCTGGCCAG gtTCTAATGGGGGACTACAGTACAGAGTTTCGTCCAGTGGACAACCCTCTGGAGCACGTGGGCTACTGTCCGCAGGTCAACCCGCTGTGGCCCAGGATCACTCTTCAGGAGCACCTAGAGATCTACGCTGCCATTAAGGGCCTACGAGGGCAGGATGTACCAGGCATCATCAAGCG tGTGGTGAATGCTCTGGAGCTGAAGGACCATCTGAACAAGCAAGCAAAGACCTTGTCAGCAGGAATCAAGAGGAAA TTGTGCTTTGCCCTGAGTATGCTTGGGAATCCTCAGATCGTCTTATTGGATGAGCCCTCAACAGGGATGGATCCCAAGTCTAAACAGCGCATGTG GAGGGCCATCCGTGCTGCTTTCAAGAATCGTCAGCGAGGCGCCATCCTGACCACACACTACATGGAGGAGGCTGAGGCCGTCTGTGACCGTGTGGCTATAATGGTTTCTGGCCAGCTGAG ATGTATCGGTTCCATCCAGCATCTAAAAGGGAAGTACGGGCGAGGCTACAGCCTGGAGGTGAAGCTCAGAGAGGAGCTGACTGGgctccagcaggtggcgctgctGCACAAGGAGATCCTCCGGATCTTCCCTCATGCTGCCCGGCAGGAGAG CTTTGCCACTTTGATGGTTTACAAGATTCCCATGGAGGATGTCAAATCACTGGCCAAGTCGTTCGCTCAGTTAGAGAGTG CTAAGCAAACCTTCAACTTTGAAGAGTACAACTTCTCCCAGTCTACCTTAGAGCAG GTGTTCATGGAGTTCGCCAAGGAGCAGgagaacgaggaggaggaggtgggctCCCTCAGCACGACCTTCCAGTGGCAGCGGTTGCGCCAGGACGGCTCCGTTTCAGTCAACCACACGGACAGCATAGTGCACCAGCTTTGA
- the chmp6b gene encoding charged multivesicular body protein 6, with the protein MGNIFGKKKRTRVTEQDRAILQLKQQRDKLRQYQKRINLQLHKERLLAKQLLKDGKKEKALLLLKKKRYQDQLLDKTENQISNLERMVQDLEFAQIEIKVIEGLKVGNDCLKKMHEVMSIEEVERIMDETQDAIEYQRQIDEMLAGSLSQEDEDAVLAELEAITQGDFELPDVPSEELPEVPEATEEKPERERSRKKPEREMLAA; encoded by the exons ATGGGAAACATTTTTGGCAAAAAGAAACGGACTCGAGTGACAGAGCAAGACAGGGCGATTCTG CAACTGAAACAGCAAAGAGATAAGCTGAGGCAGTATCAGAAGAGGATCAACCTGCAGCTGCATAAGGAGAGACTTCTAGCCAAGCAGCTGCTGAAAGATGGCAAAAAAGA GAAAGCACTCCTCTTGCTGAAAAAGAAGCGCTACCAGGACCAACTCCTAGACAAGACGGAGAACCAGATCAGCAACCTGGAGCGCATG gttcAAGACCTGGAGTTTGCCCAGATCGAAATCAAAGTCATTGAAGGGCTGAAAGTTGGAAATGACTGtctgaaaaaaatgcatgag GTGATGTCCATTGAGGAGGTAGAACGGATTATGGATGAAACCCAAGATGCTATTGAGTACCAAAGG CAAATAGATGAGATGCTGGCTGGCTCTCTGTCacaagaagatgaagatgcCGTACTGGCGGAGCTGGAGGCCATTACTCAG GGAGACTTTGAGCTTCCTGACGTTCCCTCGGAGGAGCTCCCAGAAGTCCCAGAGGCAACAGAGGAGAAACCAG AGAGGGAGCGTTCGAGGAAGAAGCCAGAGCGGGAGATGCTCGCTGCCTAG